The segment CGCCGCGCCGCAGCCCCGACCCCGTCGCTGTCCTCGCCCCGCCGCCCCGGCTCGTCGCGCCGTCCCCCGCTCCCGGCTCCGTCGCGGACGCCCCCGCCGTTACCGTGCGGCCGCGGCCGTCCCTCCGGCGAGCGGGGATCCGGCACCCGAGGGCCGCTCGGCCCTCCCCGCGCCGCCGCGCGCAactcccccttcccccccgcAGGGGGCCGAGGCTCCGGGGGCTCCGTTAGCCGCggccccctccccgccccgccgcgccccgccccgGCCCGCCGGGGGCTCCGGCATAAATACGGCCCCGAGCGGCGCTCCCGAGGCGGTGCGGCTGGGGAGGGGTCGGCGGTGGTGGTGGTGCCAGCAGTTACAACCCGCGCCGGTGGCCTCGCCTGGGACAGGGTGCGAGGACCCCACTCCCTGCCTGCCTTGCACAGACACCCTCGGGACCCCCCCGCGCCCCCCGACCACCCTCTCGCCCCGCTCCGCATTCCCGATCGCCCCCATGGACTTACTGGGCCCCATGGAAATGACGGAGGGCTCCCTCTGCTCCTTCGCGGCCGCTGACGACTTCTACGATGACCCGTGCTTCAACACATCGGACATGCACTTCTTCGAGGACCTGGACCCCCGGCTGGTGCACGTGGGTGGGCTGCTGAAGCCTGAGGAGCACCCGCACCACCACGGGCACCACCACGGGCACCCACACGAGGAGGAGCATGTGCGGGCACCCAGTGGGCACCATCAGGCCGGCCGCTGCCTGCTGTGGGCATGCAAGGCCTGCAAGAGGAAAACCACCAATGCTGACCGCCGCAAAGCCGCCACCATGAGGGAACGGCGGCGGCTCAGCAAGGTCAATGAAGCCTTCGAGACCCTCAAGCGCTGTACCTCCACCAACCCCAACCAGCGTCTGCCCAAGGTGGAGATCCTGAGGAACGCCATCCGCTACATCGAGAGCCTGCAGGCCCTGCTGCGCGAGCAGGAGGATGCGTACTACCCAGTGCTGGAGCACTACAGCGGGGAGTCAGATGCCTCCAGCCCTCGCTCCAACTGCTCCGATGGCATGGTGAGTGCCCTGGGCAGGAGATGAGGTCCTTCCTCCTCATAgttcagcagcagagggaagcagggTCCCCACACGCCAGGTCtctgggaagagaagggaagtcTGTTAGATTCCTGGGAGGAAGGTTAGGCAGTCCCTGTGTGCCTGCAAACACAATGGCCTCCAGGCACCTCTGATTTCATGCTCTGCTGTCTGTCCCTCAAAGGACAGCAGTGAGGCAGGTCCCCTTGGGTGTGGAAATTGCAGGGGAAAACGTGCAGGGCAACTGGTCAAGCATAGTGTTTGCTTTCTATCATTCATCGGGATAACAGGAGGATGGCCCAAGTAACAGGAGTTGTTTTCCTTGACCCTTAAGAAGGCCAGCTCTCCTCTCACTTGACCCCTCTGCAGACATTTACCAGCAAGAAAAAGAGTCCAGGCTTAGAGCCTTGGGTTATGGGGAGGGGACAAGGGTGGCTGCAGGACTGTTGCCGAGAACAGGACCACAAGGacacttctgcatttttttttctagtgggGATAATAATCACTGAGCTGAGTTCTTGGGACTGTGAAATAGTTGGCAGGTGGGAGAGAGTTACAGAAAGAT is part of the Coturnix japonica isolate 7356 chromosome 5, Coturnix japonica 2.1, whole genome shotgun sequence genome and harbors:
- the MYOD1 gene encoding myoblast determination protein 1 homolog; this translates as MDLLGPMEMTEGSLCSFAAADDFYDDPCFNTSDMHFFEDLDPRLVHVGGLLKPEEHPHHHGHHHGHPHEEEHVRAPSGHHQAGRCLLWACKACKRKTTNADRRKAATMRERRRLSKVNEAFETLKRCTSTNPNQRLPKVEILRNAIRYIESLQALLREQEDAYYPVLEHYSGESDASSPRSNCSDGMMEYSGPPCSSRRRNSYDSSYYTESPNDPKHGKSSVVSSLDCLSSIVERISTDNSTCPILPPAEAVAEGSPCSPQEGASLNDSGAQIPSPTNCTPLPQDSSSSSNPIYQVL